The Oxyura jamaicensis isolate SHBP4307 breed ruddy duck chromosome 17, BPBGC_Ojam_1.0, whole genome shotgun sequence region ttcttcttcctttgtgaTCAGTCAAGTGGTGAACTCTTCCTTTAACTTACTGAAGCAATTCTCAGGCAACTGCTTTGCTGGTGGAAAACCATCACTACCTCCTGGGGCTGAGTGTAGAGTCACTTACTGTGAAGGGCAGCTGGTGAGTATGCACTGAACTTATCAGCTTGTCTTACAAGTATTTACAGCCTTTGCAGGTTCTTGGTGCCCCACACGTGTGAACCATCCATTTAATAAATCTGAGCATTACAAATGAGAAGCAGGAAGTATATGATACAGTTCTCAATTGTAGCTAATGTCTGGAATAACTCAGAGATggaatttcatttcctttagcAAGGAGTCATCattacagatgaagaaaagattCATATCAGGCCTGTCAGAAGCAAAGATATGCCCCTGCTGAAGGATCTAGGCTTCTCCAGTCCCCACATTCTCTTCAGAAGTGCCAGAGTAGGATCAAATACAGCAAGAGGTAACATACTTGGAGAGGAAGCCCTGGTtgttctgctctgaaaaactGCCTTCTGGTAGTGGGGCTGCTTGAATGAGCTAAGTGGAAAGATTTGTATCTGCAAGTATATGATTGTACTTGGTAAATGACTCTCACCTCATTGAGatgtaaataatgttttttttttcatttaggtATATTTGGATAATATAAATATGTTACCAAGGGTGCAGACAggtgaagaaaaccaaaaaaaagtgtgaaactTAGGCAAGTGACTGTGAAAGTAGTCTTCTAGCAGGAGTATTTTAGTCTTTCAGGAAGAGGGAGTGGATTTGTAGGATCTTCTGTGCTGTCTTGGATTTTAAACTCTGTGTCCCTTTTTGCTGCCCAGCAGGGCGGTTTCTTTCTCGCCTGCAGAAgagggctgagggagctgttAAACATCTGGAGCTGATGGTCGTAGCAGGTCCTGATGTCTACTTGCACCACAAAGAGGACACGGAGCGATATATTCTTGCAAACCTGAACATTGTGAGTAGTTTTCTGTTTGGATTGCTGTTCTAGTGTTCACAGTGTTGCAGGTAGATTTAGCTCTGTGGATGCACATTCAGAGGTGTTTTTGGTTACCTGCTCTTACTACAGAGCACTGCTTACGTGCAGGGTGTTCCTTTGTGTTTCATTGGGACTGCACATCAAGCTTACCCTTGTTGAAAGAGCTGCACAAGCAAAAGTGAATGTTAAAAGCTCTTCATTCCATTACTAATCTAATTACACAGATAATGTAAGATACAGTAGCAAGCGTTTTATCACCAGAGACTTGATTCAGTCCCTCTTGATTTCAGTGAGATTAAGCCAGATCCACTGAATTTACTCTCCTACCctatgaaatttgttttctgtgcgGATGTTTCAGAGTAGCTGATGAGTCTAACAAGTTATTGTCAATtggcagattttattttttttacatttatgttGCTTACTTCATTGTACTTCCTGGTGTTTGTATGTTTGCCCTTATAGTTACCAGGTGTGTTAGCTTTGCAATGAGTGCACCCCTGCAATTTGGAACTGGAAGTCACCAAGATGACTTTTTTATGGAATCTTTTCTGTATCTTaacagggagcagagctgctgcgaGATGCCTCTCTGGGTGGTCATTTCAGGGTTCATTTGATGCAAATGCTTGTTTTGAGAGAACCAGAGGTAAGCAGGGAGGGCTCTGTTCAAATGTTGTCTAGGGCTTTGCTAAAAGCTGTATGAAATGTGCAAATGTATGACCTTACTTCAGGTGGATGTAAACATCACAACAAATATCACCTCTTCGCTAATCAGTGTTTGTGAGTGGAGCAAGAAGGTCAATCCCCAGAATGACTCTGATCCTCGGCATGCTGACATTGTACTCTATGTGACCAGGTACTGAAGCTCCCCTGTCCTGGCAGGAGACTGGAAATCAGTCCATTGGTGTCCAGCTACCAGCACAGTGACACGGATTTTCCCAGAACCTTTGAAGATGGGTTGGTTCTCCTGCTCTTGGTGTGGTTTGTCAGAGGTGCTGTTCCATCATTTTCTGGAAGAAACTGGAATATTTCCCAAACGCTGACCAGGCAGACTCAGTGAACATTGTGTACTTCCAGTGCAGCACAGTCAAATCCACTGCAGCTTTTTGTGGGCAGAAATACTGAATGATAGCTGGACAGGAAAACCCACAGGTGTTTAGAGAAGTTTTCTAGTGCTACAGAGATTTTCTCGGAATCAGACATTTTGTCTGACTTACAGACTCCCTGTTCTAAATTGCCCTGACTAAACGTGCTGAAGGCAAGCTTTTCTTGAATGTCACAGCTTTGGTTTGGTGCTCTTTCTTCAAAAAGAGGATGATTCTGCTCTGTCTTTGGCAAATAGGTTAGGTTGTTTCATTCTGTTCTGCTTGTCTGGGGATATGAGGATTTTTCAAATGTAGAATCACCATGAATTTTGAACAATAGGGGTTTGTGGGACACTTCTACTACCATCTTGCCCCGTGGAGCTTCATATGACAAAAGAAATGTTAGCTAGCTGTCTAAGTTAGATCAGGAAGGTGCAAATACATTTGTATGAATATCTAGTCCTGACTTTGTTAGTTGCAATGGTTCTTTGCTCATTCCTCTGGATCTGTCTCCCTTACTTTAGGTTTGATCTGGAGTTACCTGACGGGAACAAGGAGCTACGTGGAGTGACTCAGTTAGGGGGAGtctgctcctcctcctggaGTTGCATTATTACTCAGGACACCGGCTTTGACCTGGGAGTCACCATAGCCCATGAGATTGGGCACAGGTCAGTGAGCAAAGTCAGGGAGCAGCACAGTCGGGGGAAAACACTACCTGGTTTAAAGGATTCAGGAGAAAGTAAAGGATCTCTTGTCATAACAGTGGGTTTCCTATAGATTAATCAAAACTTTTGGAAAGAGTTCCTTGCCTTTCTTGCATTCCTGCAAGTTCTGCAACACTTaaaagctgcagagagaaaacttTTGTGACAACCGTAGGAGGAAAGGCTGCATGCAGAGGGAGCTCAGCCCTTGCTTTGAGACCAGAGATAATAAAGGTGCTAAGGGAATGAAACCTCTGGGTTTCTTCTCAGGGCTCGGTGCTTTTTCTGTTACAGCCTTGGAATCCCCCATGATGGTGAGGGGAATCAGTGCAGCAGCAATGGTTACATCATGGGTTCAGCAGGAAACCACAGTAGCATTGACCTTGCCTGGTCCCAGTGTAGCCGAGAAGAATTCCTGGCCTTCGTCAGGTAAGGGAGTGGTTGagttttgtgtgcatgtgttggAGCACAGCCCTGTGGGGGAGAGACAAGGAATAAATTAGGACTTTCTTAGAAAATGAGGAACTGTGATGTATGTGgggtttgtttatttcttatcACTTGAGTCTGTTGCTGAGGTTAAACCCAGTCTTCGCTTCAAGTAGCTGGAAATTGCTTTGGTTAGTGACTAACATGCCTGGGCTGCGTTGGACTCCTCAGACACTAGCTCACCCTggaaattttatgtaaaatgtcAAAGCGCCTAGGTCTAAACATACATTGTGGGCTGTGAACTGGCTGGGTGAGGAACAGgcttgggtttttgttttaacctcAGCGGTGGAGAACTGTGAGTGtctccaggcagctgctgcagctaaATCCATCACAGCCCACAGTCAGCATGTGTTGTCTGGGAAAGCAACAGCCAACTCTCAGAATGAAACTCAGCAGAAGTTTGCAAACATGTCATTGTCCTTACTACCCACAGCTGGGAAAGTGATATTTCTTATGTCTGTATCAGCACAGGCCAAACAAACTGCTTAAATGACCTGCCGGACATGGACGGCAGCATCCCTGGATGGAAGCCTGGCTTATACTATGGAGCAGATGAGCAGTGTAAAATAGCCTTTGGGAGCGTTGCAACCGCATGCACCTTTGCTGACAGCAATGTTGTAGGTAGAAAGTTTCTGTCTCGCTGGGGACATCAGGGAAATGTTCTGGAGCTAAGATGCAGGGAAAGGGAGCTAGAGACTTTGTTATTACAAAGGGACTGAAGGTACTTCTCTGCCTCAGGTTTCTTGTCAAAGAGCAAACcttaaaaggtttttaaaatgcttttcttctctccatcgCTGGCCTTCATCCTTGTTGGGTAGCTGTGGGGACATCTGGGACATTCACCATTTAAACTGAGCAGCTTTTGTGATGATGTTGAATGTTGATGTGCCTAAGTGACTACTTGAactccttgttttgtttttttttttttgtcacccCAGGACATATGTAAAGTTCTCTCATGCCATATACAACCAGGAGACAAATCCAGCTGTACTCGGCTTCTTGTTCCCCTTTTGGATGGTACTGAGTGTGGAATCAATAAGGTAAGGTAGCTGCTGATTCTTGGATGATGAGAAATGAGGGGGTGCTATGGAGCTTGCTAGATAGCAAGACACTGTCTGTGCCTGGATATTACATGGGACTTACCTTGTCTCAGATAAGGAGCTAAGGCCACACATTCGAGTCACAAACTGGTACAAGCTGATCTTGGTGTTTCCATGTTGTATGTATCCCTGGAGTTGTTTTGCAGTCCTATAGCCTGTATCTGAGCTCTTCTCCAAGGCTTTGTTCTACTTGAAATGACATCAGCTCTTTATTTAAATCTCAGTCTCATGTTATTCTATAATTAGAAGGGGActtttcttttctaaccttGTGAGAAGGTGCCTTGTTCATCTTGGGATTCTCTGTGACAGTCTAGCTTGCCATAAGAGGGATTTATTGCCACCTTTGTAGAAGCTAGCTCTGCTGGGTTCactgtggtgctgctgccaaTTTTGTGTATTCTTGGTTTCAGTGGTGCTTCAAGGGACAGTGCAGCTCTCTGGAAGAACTGAACCCCATGGCTGTAGTCCATGGGCAGTGGTCCAGCTGGAgccccttttcctcctgctcccgcAGCTGTGGAGGTGGAGTTGTGATAAGGCAGAGGTTCTGTAACAGCCCCAGGTAAGAGGGGTGGGTCTGGGGAGTTTGCCAGGTCTCTTGGCCTTTTCAGGGCCAAGGtgtctgtgttttgctttttgcttggGATGAACCTGCCTCTGTAGAGGAGctattttcctgtcattttcagGCCGGCTTTTGGGGGACAGGAgtgccagggcagcagcatccaAATGGAGATGTGCAATACTCAGGTAATGCAGCTGATTGCATCTTaggagctttttttcttaatgctgttTAACCCTTTGAAAGCTGTATGGTTTGGAACCTCTCAAAGCTGATTGCTGTGGGAAGAGGAGCTAAAGATCTGGCATATTGTCTCCATCTATTTGACAACATGTGAGGTGTTTGTTCCACTGCCTGAAGACAACAGTGTTATTTATTAGCATTGTTCATATGTAATGAGGTACTTTCTCTACACCTTTATAGGAGGACAGACACCAAGAAAACAGTGACTTGTAATGCTAGTTTTCTTCAGAGGGGCGTTTTTATATAGTTCCTATTTTACTTATCACCtctcccccctctttttttttttttggataaacaGCAAAGATCAGCTTCTGAACACAATTCTCTGCATATCCTGTAGCCTCACTTCAAAGTGGTATTCTTTACTTGTAGTTGTTCTGATGTTTTACTTAACCAgccactgttttcttcctgtagcTAGTTAGTGAAATGCTGCTTGGGATTCTGCGCTCAATAACTTCTTTTCATTACCTGTACAATTCTCTCTGGGATGCAGGCCTGTTTGACAACCCAGCAAGACTTTATGGCTGAGCAGTGTGCAGCAACAAATTTAAAGCCGCTGTATCTCACCAAAGAAGCGCCATCCTTTTATACCTGGACTTCTGCTGTTGGCTTTGCCAAAGgtaaggaaaggctgagaagCCACAGTTTCTTTGTGAACAGGAGTTCTGATGCGCATAACTCTACTTCCAAATCTAAAGGCCATTTCACAGATGGTTTTAGTTTCCAGGTGAAATCTGGATGCTGTTTCTATCAGATTCTTTTGAGTTCTTCCCATTGTTTGATGACCAGTTGGGTTTTTCTGATAGAGTAACTCCTTGTTCCTCCTGTACCTCCTCCAGGTGACATGCAGTGCAAGCACATGTGCAGGGCCATTGAAAACGAATTCATGGTAAGCCGTGAAGACAGTTTCATAGATGGAACCAGATGTGAGCAGGATAACTCTGAGCACCATGGAGCTTTCAGTCTGTGTGTAACGGGAAGCTGCAGAGTAAGTGACGAGAATCCAGGTGAACCTCTGACATGTAATCTGCACTAAGTCAGTTGAGTAGGAACCAGGGGAAGAAACACTCTGTGTCCCAAACAACAGAGGGAGTCCTTCTCAAAAGAAGAGAGTTGTTGTAAGCTTGTTGGATGTATTCCAACTAATCTAGTGTTGTCTGTGCATCCCCTGCCCTCTAGATAAGACATTTTGCTAATTATGCAGTAATTAAATAAGGATATTCATCCCTAATCCCTGCAGCAATTGGGTTATACCCTCTTTGAAGACATGTTGTTAGTTGTGTAGTTTACATGGTATAAATAGCCCTAGAAAATGCTGACTCTGGAGAGATGTTACAAGATTTGAACATATCTGGTCAGCAGAAAAGTAAGGAGGAAAACCTAGGAATCGTAGCTCTGCAAATTGTTTGTTGTGTCAACAGTAATTGAAATTCaagtgtaactttttttttctttctggatcGGAAGTGAGAAAGGCATTCTTTCCCCCCAATGTCTGTGTATTAGTAACTGTGCCCAGTGCTGACCCTGATGTTTTGTTGTCTGTTGTTTCTTTATGTTTCAAATATATACTTtgtaaattttatgtttttctgattCTCCTGGTGTTCTGAATGCTTTGTAATGCATTTCCAGCTAATGAACGGCAGAGGGCATAGGCATAATCTGTTCTggtttctgctcttctgttgGCAATAGTGATACATACGTATGTTACAGCAGCATCCAAAGCCTGGTATTGGTGCCTCTAGCATAAATTCAGCAGTTGCACATGTTTTGCTGCTAAGCCTGCTGAGATCCTCCTGTAGCTTTGTGTAAATTTGTCTTGTTCATAGGAATGGGGATAGAATCTCTGTTCTGAGCTCCATGGGATTGAGGGACAGGCTGAAAGATGTGAGCTGGGTGTGTATTTGGGGAGCTAAAGGTTACTTTAGAACCTGATGTTcatgtttaatgttttcctgggtgcttttctattttattttatttttttgcctccaGAAAAAGACCATAGAGGAGAGAGTAAAGAGCTTTAGATTTAGGTCACAGGATAAATCTTTCTGGTCTGCTTTTTATGGGAAAAATGAATTCACACAATTAATGCAACTTTGTGCTCTCAGCTAAGGCTTTCCAATCCCTAGCTTTGTAAGCTGCTGCACAGGGATAGACCTGGGTATAAACACATCTTTGCCTGTTTGTCTTCTTAAATTCAaattacagatgaaaaaggCAGTTTGAAGAATTCAGGCGATGTTGCTTtcgtttgcttgttttcttcacagaataGGCCAATCTTGACAGATTCTCCTCTTTGCTCAGGCATTCGGATGTGATGGCCGGATGGACTCCAAGAAGATAATGGACTCCTGCAAGGTCTGTGGGGGCGATAACTCCACTTGCACCAAAGTGAGCGGATCttacacagaaggaaaagctaaaGGTGTGTAGCCCTCAGCCTCAGCATTATGGTACTGTAGGAGATGCACAGCATATTATGtgttcttaattttctttatgtgacttcttgtttctgcttctgcttgttcttttttttaatggaggaTATGGTTTTGGAGTATGAGTAGTCGAGAGAAGGGAGCTAAGATCTGTGGCAGTCATGTAGCCGTTGTGTGGGCACAGTGAGAACAGAACACAGAATTCAGTTGTTTTGTTGTCTGTATTCACCATTACTGTGTTCAAGCCAAGCTGATAGAGCTAAGGTCAGTGTGAATTTAAGCCTGCTGGCCATCACTGTtgtatcttgatttttttagtATTAGCTATATAACCTCCATCTCCAGTAAGTTCTGTTGCTGTCTGCAAGGCTCGTCCTGCAATGGGTATTGAGCTAATAAGGTGAAGTGGGACTGTAATCCCTTGGCTTCTTAAAACAGGTACAGCAGGGGAAGGTGAccttatgttcttttttttccatcctttcagAGTATGTTACATTTTTGTCCCTGCCTTATAACACCACCTTGGTCCATGTTATCAATCAGAGACCACTCTTCACACATTTGGGTGAGTTGaatgaaaaggagaggagggaatACAGGCAGGGCTCAAACAAGCTTGTAAAAACAAGCAACACAATCTGGGAGGAAAGTTCTTGATGATGCACTTTTTGTGGGATGCTCTCTGATGGGAAGTGGTAGAAGCCATGCTCTTTGAGATGTCTGATTTAGATCAAACTGGTTTCTAACAAATGGGCAGTGTGTagctgccagcaccaggggATTCCGTGTCTGCATCATGTCACTTAACCTCACTGCTACTTTTGCTCCTCTAGCCCTGAAGGTTAAAGGTGAGTATGTGATtgctggaaagggaaaaatctcATTGAATGTCACCTATCCGTCGGTTCTGGAGGACAGACAGATCAAATACAAAGTGTTTCTCACCGAGAACAACCTGCCAAGCCTGGAGGAAGTCCATGTGGACGGGCCAACCcaagaagaaattgaaatacaggTAAATAAACATAGAGTTGGAAAGGGGCCAGACAGAACTGACCAGGCTGAATTTGTGTGGTTCGGCTGCAGTGCAGGGTCCAGGTGTGGTAGGCTTTGTGCCCAAAGCTGCTGCAACTGCTGTTCTCTAAGTGTGATGGTCTTCCTCTTTTTGGGAAGGGCTGAGGGTGTACTGAGCCTGTACAGGCTTTCTGTAGGCCTGGGGGATGGGTGTTTGGGGAAAAGGTATATTGAGTTAAATGTTTGCTTGGcttaatcttttattattattattattataaatttaattttatttttttttcactgcccTCTGCACAGAATTCACAGTCTAAGTATTCTGAGTGCATCTGGCAAGAACTGAATGTCATAGTTTTAAGGCTCAGGACTGGATGGAAAGGGGGAGAATATTGTCTTGTCTGTCCTGAGAAATGACCCTGAACTGATCTACATATTGACCacaaccttttctttcattaggtTTATAGAAGGTATGGGAAAGAATATGGCAATGCCACCAACCCAGACATCACCTACAGCTACTTTGTGCCAAAAGAGAATCAGACATATATGTGGATTCCTCAACAGGGGTCATGTTCAGTGACTTGTGGGGAAGGTGAGGCAGGAGTACTTAGTCCTTACTTCTTACAGAGGTCTGGACAGACTTAATTTGGCTGGCTGATATTCACCCAGATCTTCAGAAATAAGTGTGACTTATCAGTGGTAGATACTTGGCTATCaaacaacagaaattaatttaaaagtaaatttctgGAAGTGAGCTACAGTTGCCAGTGCTAAGCTGAACCAAGGAAAAGAGCCGTACAGCTTTTGAATTAAATTAGCAAATCAGTGAATGAGCTGAATCATCAAAATGATATTGAAAGTGTTTTGTCCTGAAGAGGATTTTTAAATTGGCTTTAGCCTACCTTCTGGCTTTAAGGCTCGATAATTTCCTCAGATTTTTCAAAGTTATTGAAGACTGTAATTTGAAGTATGTTAAACATCAAAAATCTGAGACCAAAGTATCCAGTGTCTAAGTAAGGCCTTAGAGCTAATTATGAAGATTCCTTCTTAGAATTCTATTCCTGTGTTGTGGTAATCCTTTCTGTCTCCCTGTAGAAATCATAATGCAGATTGTAACAGAACACTCTGGTAGATGGTTTGACATCTTGTTTACCACATAATACAGATGACACTGGCAAGCTTTTTGAGACTTCTATGACAAGTCAATCTTTAGGACTGGTTATGCCTGGAGAGCTTTTCTCCAGTAGATTCTGTAGGTGAACTGATTGCTGAAACCCTGAAATAGAGAACTCAAAATGCTGTAAAGCCTCCCAGCTAATACAGTCACTAACAGAAAATTGAGAAAGCTGGTTCTTAAAACAACAGGGAAATTGTGTCTTGAGAGCTGAAACTTGTGGTCAGGTCCCCCTTATCAATAAATGTTACTTGAAAACAAGATGGGTATTGAAAAGATAATGTTGCTGACTTACTCTTGACATTTTGCTTCTCAGTGTCGTGCTCTTTGAGATGCAGGAATGCCTTGTTGGTAACTCATTCACTGCAAAGAAGGCTCTCTACAGTTTTGCTCATAACTTTTTTTGAGTTTGTATCTTCACCCAGTTTACCTGTTGAGCTCCTTTCTGTAATGTCTTTCCACAAATTTGGAGCAAGTTTATTTTGAACTGGGTACCTTGTTAGGTTCAGTAATGTTAAAGATTTTTAGCTGTAATTTATGAATATTCCATGTCTTGCATGGCACAGGAACTGCAAGTCTGTGATTTCTCTCCAGCTACCCCTGATCTGGTTCTGAATATTGATGATTACTGAGGACATTGGCATGATGTTGTCTGGGTACAGGCGCTGTGTGACGATATTACATGATAAGTTCTACAGGAAGTCAAATGGCTGACTTTAGGGCTCATTTTCAGCAACCTGTCTCATCAGTCAGACATAAGGATCGTTTGAAGTAATTTGGACCAAATTATGATTGATATCCTTGTTCTTGCAAATGGCCAGTTTAGAGTGATCTTTCCATTTTGACAGTGGATTATGCATTAAATTTTTAATCTTCTGGGGTGTTCGTCTTGGAAAGTCACTTTAAAACTTTTGAGGAAAAGTTACATCAGAAATAcgaattttgtatttttacagaagGTCTGCAGCCccaaatatacatttttttcctacacagaTAAGTTAGATAAAGCAAAATTACAGGATCTTCCTAAAATCATAGAGGTGGTCTGTTCACTTTGTTTAtaacttcctttccttttccttttgtaccGCAGGGACACGACCAGTGAATCACGTGTGTTTTGACCAGACAAAGAATGAAACAACAGAGGATCAGTTGTGCCTGGAATCCCCACAACCCCTTTCAAGGCACGAACCCTGTGCCATGGAACCATGCCTGTACAGGTTGGTGTTTCTGGAAGTTAATCTGAATTCTCACTTTGCTTGTCCTTTCTTGATGCTAACCCAGTCTCTGCAGTTTCTTTTGCATCgcacaaggtgaaaaaatgagAGGTGTGATGTAGTTTCTTCCTAATTGTAAAGACAGAGCTGATTCTGAACCATGTTCTGTCTTTCCTGGTTCCGTGTGATAACTGAGATGCCAATTGAAGGAATGGGAAATAGcccttccatttatttatttatttatttatttttttacagcagtccactaagtaaaaataaagctcaTGACTTTGGGGTCATGGCCAGTGGAAGATGTCTGATCACATCCTTTCCAAGATTGTGCAAACAAAGATTTGATCTTATTGTGGAGTACATCCTTGTGTTAATTAGACTCAAAAGAGAACCGAGAGCCAAGCCTGCCCAGACATGGATCTCATGgacattttaatgtttaataaaaGGGGATTACACTGTGAACACTGTGTTCTTTGGCTTGGGTGCTTTTAGCCCTAGAGAGGTGTCTGTGCAAGGACTTAAATTTCTGGCAGTCATTCTCTCAATCATATCATGAACAGGCTCTTGAAATAGAGAAGCTGAGTACTTTGTATGACCCATTTCTGCAATCAGTGGCATGAGTAATAAACCTCTGTGATTCAGACGAGAAATAGGGTGATACAATTACTTCCCATTTAGGTGGAAGATATCTCAGACAGATGAATGCTCTGCTATCTGTGGAACCGGCATTGCACAGCAGAATCTGACCTGTGTTCAGCTTCATAATGGGTTGGAGACTGTTGTGGATGACAGCTTATgtccagcagaagaaaaacccCTCTCCGTTGTGCCGTGTGTGGTTAACGTCTGCCCTTTGGGCTGGGACAAAGTGAGTTTATTGGCTTGGCTTTCAGGAGTCTTACTGAGAGAGACATTTAGGCTTGTAACCCACAGGAGGCTACCGGTTGGAAAGCACTGCATTATTACACTAGGCTGGGATGGTGGTTTATAGCAAGGATGTCCATCTAATTAAAGGTTAAACTTCTGTCTTGAAGCTCTGTCCCTTTTAATTTATGCTGCAGGGTTCAACAATTATTAGTGGTGGTTTGTTTATGACAACTGTTAACTTGattccttctttgtttctcctcAGAGTccaaaaaaatatcagaaacagaaataaccGTTGTTGCTCTGATAAACACTTCACTGTCAGAGAGGTTCTGACATGGGAGGGAAGAATACTAACAGGGAAGAGGACTTCTCAGCACTGGACCCCTGGTCCAAACCCGTACTGGGGAGCCACTGCCAGGTTTATGTTTACCAGTGAGGAAGAGACTGCTGTAGGCATCTCTGTTCAGCCTCAAGTAGTGTGAATTAGGATGGCTCTTGGCTGTTGGAAGTCTTTATTTCTGGGACTTACAAATGTATGCtctgcaaaaatggaaaaactgctTAAATGTGCCTCATATTTGTTGTGGGTTTGATCTGGAGGGTACCCCCTGGCTTTGTTAGATCAGGACCTGTGGGAAAGCAGGTACCAGTGTTGGTTGggttctttttgttctgttctgagGAGGAAGACACACACTTGCTTCAGACTCCGGAGTCATTTGGACATATCCAACTGGAAAATCAGACTGTGTATGTCTGGAGCCCTCTAGCTGGAGAGTGTTCAGTGTCCTGTGGTCGAGGTGAGATCTTTcaatgctgcagaaaaatgttacTTGGCTGTATGTGTGAGCTCAGACCTAGGAACATCAGGGACCTGGT contains the following coding sequences:
- the ADAMTS13 gene encoding A disintegrin and metalloproteinase with thrombospondin motifs 13 isoform X3, which translates into the protein MIISLMIRALMMFPLGFCWPSILQEKFLRALDPEDIFSYFGTSSVSDVPEFVVAQPICPCKEEHVGLTCRIQHCSIKAWGEVYAFEFLEDHALISSSFVISQVVNSSFNLLKQFSGNCFAGGKPSLPPGAECRVTYCEGQLQGVIITDEEKIHIRPVRSKDMPLLKDLGFSSPHILFRSARVGSNTARAGRFLSRLQKRAEGAVKHLELMVVAGPDVYLHHKEDTERYILANLNIGAELLRDASLGGHFRVHLMQMLVLREPEVDVNITTNITSSLISVCEWSKKVNPQNDSDPRHADIVLYVTRFDLELPDGNKELRGVTQLGGVCSSSWSCIITQDTGFDLGVTIAHEIGHSLGIPHDGEGNQCSSNGYIMGSAGNHSSIDLAWSQCSREEFLAFVSTGQTNCLNDLPDMDGSIPGWKPGLYYGADEQCKIAFGSVATACTFADSNVDICKVLSCHIQPGDKSSCTRLLVPLLDGTECGINKWCFKGQCSSLEELNPMAVVHGQWSSWSPFSSCSRSCGGGVVIRQRFCNSPRPAFGGQECQGSSIQMEMCNTQACLTTQQDFMAEQCAATNLKPLYLTKEAPSFYTWTSAVGFAKGDMQCKHMCRAIENEFMVSREDSFIDGTRCEQDNSEHHGAFSLCVTGSCRAFGCDGRMDSKKIMDSCKVCGGDNSTCTKVSGSYTEGKAKEYVTFLSLPYNTTLVHVINQRPLFTHLALKVKGEYVIAGKGKISLNVTYPSVLEDRQIKYKVFLTENNLPSLEEVHVDGPTQEEIEIQVYRRYGKEYGNATNPDITYSYFVPKENQTYMWIPQQGSCSVTCGEGTRPVNHVCFDQTKNETTEDQLCLESPQPLSRHEPCAMEPCLYRWKISQTDECSAICGTGIAQQNLTCVQLHNGLETVVDDSLCPAEEKPLSVVPCVVNVCPLGWDKEDTHLLQTPESFGHIQLENQTVYVWSPLAGECSVSCGRGETQIQYVCVVFDTKEKIQEENCHPVPKPESRVEVCNRGPCPPRWHYKMGSCSASCGGGVMHKVLYCARETGEKAEEIVADTQCDGLPRPKEQEPCNLEPCPPRWKTIPAGPCSSSCGLGLAVQLVTCVQVHQGKEILLEEHSCPVSEKPLTSIPCVIRRCSYEWSFSEWTECSTSCGNGVQTRQDFCLNPLTRKHVNPIFCRHFPKAIVLRGCFAGPCPEQLVGTRSPGAELQAVTPAMHPTTAATAERARYKDLDLPPSAVPAVPQEQTETIGGVCGKLFLNATGVINMTGVGRSDCTVAIGRPLGEEITLSVLESSLNCSAGEVVLFSGRMMWRTGCRKLPLSLINSRTNTLIVKQRVLLPGNGVVLQYNSRNATKKYYQDCDKQLFGPRGEIVNPVQSPGQRHEAVCRTFINVAPQHRIAIRALYIDLGSENNQTLFNYILIRDVSTMKTMVFHGRQQFFWQSTGSQAEIEFHENVKEHRTSFWAEYHAAEPK
- the ADAMTS13 gene encoding A disintegrin and metalloproteinase with thrombospondin motifs 13 isoform X4; translated protein: MIISLMIRALMMFPLGFCWPSILQEKFLRALDPEDIFSYFGTSSVSDVPEFVVAQPICPCKEEHVGLTCRIQHCSIKAWGEVYAFEFLEDHALISSSFVISQVVNSSFNLLKQFSGNCFAGGKPSLPPGAECRVTYCEGQLQGVIITDEEKIHIRPVRSKDMPLLKDLGFSSPHILFRSARVGSNTARAGRFLSRLQKRAEGAVKHLELMVVAGPDVYLHHKEDTERYILANLNIGAELLRDASLGGHFRVHLMQMLVLREPEVDVNITTNITSSLISVCEWSKKVNPQNDSDPRHADIVLYVTRFDLELPDGNKELRGVTQLGGVCSSSWSCIITQDTGFDLGVTIAHEIGHSLGIPHDGEGNQCSSNGYIMGSAGNHSSIDLAWSQCSREEFLAFVSTGQTNCLNDLPDMDGSIPGWKPGLYYGADEQCKIAFGSVATACTFADSNVDICKVLSCHIQPGDKSSCTRLLVPLLDGTECGINKWCFKGQCSSLEELNPMAVVHGQWSSWSPFSSCSRSCGGGVVIRQRFCNSPRPAFGGQECQGSSIQMEMCNTQACLTTQQDFMAEQCAATNLKPLYLTKEAPSFYTWTSAVGFAKGDMQCKHMCRAIENEFMVSREDSFIDGTRCEQDNSEHHGAFSLCVTGSCRAFGCDGRMDSKKIMDSCKVCGGDNSTCTKVSGSYTEGKAKALKVKGEYVIAGKGKISLNVTYPSVLEDRQIKYKVFLTENNLPSLEEVHVDGPTQEEIEIQVYRRYGKEYGNATNPDITYSYFVPKENQTYMWIPQQGSCSVTCGEGTRPVNHVCFDQTKNETTEDQLCLESPQPLSRHEPCAMEPCLYRWKISQTDECSAICGTGIAQQNLTCVQLHNGLETVVDDSLCPAEEKPLSVVPCVVNVCPLGWDKEEDTHLLQTPESFGHIQLENQTVYVWSPLAGECSVSCGRGETQIQYVCVVFDTKEKIQEENCHPVPKPESRVEVCNRGPCPPRWHYKMGSCSASCGGGVMHKVLYCARETGEKAEEIVADTQCDGLPRPKEQEPCNLEPCPPRWKTIPAGPCSSSCGLGLAVQLVTCVQVHQGKEILLEEHSCPVSEKPLTSIPCVIRRCSYEWSFSEWTECSTSCGNGVQTRQDFCLNPLTRKHVNPIFCRHFPKAIVLRGCFAGPCPEQLVGTRSPGAELQAVTPAMHPTTAATAERARYKDLDLPPSAVPAVPQEQTETIGGVCGKLFLNATGVINMTGVGRSDCTVAIGRPLGEEITLSVLESSLNCSAGEVVLFSGRMMWRTGCRKLPLSLINSRTNTLIVKQRVLLPGNGVVLQYNSRNATKKYYQDCDKQLFGPRGEIVNPVQSPGQRHEAVCRTFINVAPQHRIAIRALYIDLGSENNQTLFNYILIRDVSTMKTMVFHGRQQFFWQSTGSQAEIEFHENVKEHRTSFWAEYHAAEPK